GGTTGGAATTGGATTCGTTTAGCCCTCACTCGACAATGGAACATTTCTCTTTTTCAGTTTCTATCGAGTGCCCCAGACCCGCAGCCTGCGATCGCTTCTCAACGACAACAGGATCAGTGCTTTAATCATGAATTTATTGTCCTGAAACACTTTCCAGCTTTTTAGTTTTGTCAGTCAAGCAGGGGTGAAACCAATATGAGGTAGAGAAGACTCTGGAAATGCCCAAACGCCAAATCCCCAGAACTTGGTCATGTGATTGATCTCATCTTGGGTTAACTCTTCTAGGACTGCCTGGAGAGGGCCTGTCGTATGCGCCATCAGCCAAAGATAGAGACAAGTGGCACCATATTCGGTGGCAATGCGATGCAGCCCATGTTGATATAAATCATTGCGGAGATTACCAGACGACTGATAGGAACGAACTGCCCGCTGAGTGGGTGTGACCTTTTTACCTGTGAGATGGGTATATACCTTCATGAGGGCTAGCGTATGTTGCCGTTCCTCCTTTTCCCACAAAGCTGGCTCTGTCAAAGAACCATGTCCGTCTACGGTACCTCCGACAAACCGAGCCAACTGGGGATGTAATTGCTCTAGATATAGCCGACTGGTTTGCGTATATTGGCGAATGGGAGCTTCTGTGTCGATCGCGCCTTTGAGAATCGCCAAAAACACATCCAGGTCAATTCCAACCACTTGCTGACGGTCAATCGCTTGCCAATCAATCGGTTGCCAAGGCCGAGTTTGCGGAGTTCTAAACTGAACCGGGAGATCTTCTAGGCGATCGCGCAAATGTTCTACAGAAAGATAGCAATTGATCAGAGCATCAATTCGACGTTGAATCTGCCAGTGATTCAGGCTTGGGTGGTATTGACCTGCTAAATCTACTAGAGCCGAGTCTAATTGCAATGTTTCAACCATCTTTATCTCAACCAGCTCTTTTTCCGTAGCTTACAAAGGCGCAGCATGCTTTGTCAGTCGGCTGAAGTCGGGAGTTTTATCCGGGCAAAAAGTCGGAAAGTCGGAAAAACCGAATGAGCGATTGTAGCCAACCTTAGCCGTCAGTCAGGTTGGAACATACGGGGTAGACTAAATACAACTTTGCGATGTGGCTATCAATGGACGCTGAAGCAGTATTGGCATGGGTTGACACCCTAGTTCTGACCAAAACTGGGCAACGTCTGAGTGATTTGCAGAAAACAATCTTGCACAAAGTCTGGCAGGGACATAAGTATCTCGAAATCGCCACTGACTACGGTTGTACCGAAGGGCATGTCAAGGATGTTGGTTCGGACCTGTGGAAATTTCTCTCCCAACAACTCGGCGAAAAGATTACTAAAACGAACTGCCGCACCGCGTTAGCCCGATATTTTCAAACTACATCAACCACGCCACAAATTTCTCGTACTCAGCCTGATTTCTCGGCTCCTCCCACATTCCATCCAGGTGTAGCCCCCACCACAGAACCTACTAACTTTATTGGACGGACAACCGCGATCGCTCACCTCAATCGCTTAGCCACCCAAGGAACTAAGGCGATCGTCATTCAGGGAGAAGGCGGTTTAGGGAAAACTACACTGGCCCAACAATACCTGCAAACCCAGGAATTTGAGGTGGTTTTAGAACTGTTGATGGCGAAGGAAACACAAAATATCACCTCTGCTGAACGGGTCGTAGAGGAATGGCTACAGCACGACTTTGGCCAAGAACCCAGCGTAGACTTTGGCGTAAATTTAGGGCGACTCAAGCGGCAACTGCAAACGCGGCGCATTGGCATATTAATCGACAACTTGGAGCCTGCCCTGGATTTGCAAGGACGCTTGCTAGCCGCGCATCGTAACTATGTTGAGCTGTTGCGGATTTTGACCGATAGTAGAGTCCGATCGCTAACCTTAATTACTAGTCGCGATCGCCTATGTGAATCGAGCCTCAACCTACTACACTATCGGCTGCCCAGCTTAGAGCAAGAGGCTTGGCAGCAGTTCTTTCGGCATCAAGAGATGGCAATTGATGAGTCAGTGCTGCAAAAAATGCACCGAGCCTATGGCGGCAATGCTAAGGCAATGGGGATTCTTTGTGGGGCGATTCAGGAAGACTTTGCTCATGATATGGCCGCTTACTGGCAAGAAAACGACGGCGATTTGCTAGTGACCACCGACTTAAAAGATTTAGTCGCCAGCCAAGTCAATCGTCTGCAAGCTCTAGACCCCCAAGCGTATCGATTGTTTTACCGTCTGGGCTGTTATCGCTACCAAGATGTCCCCACCATTCTTACGGCAGCACTACTCTGTTTACTTGGGGATGTTCCACTGACTCAACAGCGACAAACGATTGCTTCACTGCGTAACCGTTCTCTGATCGAACACCATAACGGCGGCTACTGGCTGCATCCCGTCATCCGTGCCGAGGCGATCGCCCGTCTACGAGCCAGTGAAGAATGGGTCACTGTAAATCACCAAGCAGCAGAGTTTTGGACTGGCAGTGTACCTGCGATTGAAACGACCAAAGATGCGCTACAAGCCCTAGAAGCCTACTATCACTACATCGAAGTTAATGATTTTGAGGCAGCGGGCCGAGTGATTCTCAAAAGTAGAAATAATCAGTGGCAGCAGTTTCTCCCTCTAGGTAGCACCTTATATCGCATGGGGCTCTTGCAACCACTGCTCGCTGCGATTACTCAAGTGATTTGCAATGTGCACTCCGATCGCAACCTCAGCGAACTCTACAACATCTGGGGAGATTTGCACTGGATTACGGGCAGAATTCATCAGGCGATCGCTTGCCAAGAAACGACGATGACGCTGGCTCATCAAGCCTTGCAGTCTCTCCCTACTGCACCTCAAACTCCAGCAGAGAAACATCAGCTTTACTACTTCAAAATGCTGGAAGTCGATTCCCTCCTCAGCATTGGTCTTTATAAAATTGATCTGTGGGAATTAGCAGATGCCGCCCGTTTGTTTCAGCAAGTCATAGCGCTAGCTCAAAACACCGAACATCACCGTTGGGCCGAAAAAGCAACGGTATGTTTAGCTTTAGTTAACTCTTACTTGAATTTACCAACCGCATCCTTTGCATTGGCGGAATTAATTTACCACTCACTTCTCACCGAGCAATTGGTAGAACAAACTGGTAGGTTCGCTTACTTTATTCAAATCCTGGGTCAAACCTATGTCAACTTAGGTGATTTTGAGAAGGCAAGTGCCCTGTATCAGATGGCCTTGAACTTTTCTGAAACAGGTGGCTACACCCAAATCAAAGCCAAAACTCTCAATGGTTTAGCTGAAATTAATCGCCAACAATCTGCTTTTGACAGCGCCCTCAATCATCACGCCGAAGCGATCGCCCTATTAGAACAAATTGGGGCCAAATGTGACTTGGCTGAAGCTTATTTCCAACTAGGACTCACTCACCAAACGATGAACAATATTGTGAGTAGTCAAACCAACTTTGATCGGGCCATCCAGCTATTCACAGAAATGCAAGCGCCTCAGCAAGTGATCAAAGTGCAGCAAGCCCAGCGGTCATAGCGCCGCGATCGCGTCCCTGATCAGCTTAGAAAGCTAGACAGAAGGGTGCGATCGCCGACTAGACTAACAAAGGAAGCTATTTCTCACTAAGATTACAGTGATTGAAACTACAAACCATGCAGAGTAACCAACCACTTTCCCTACCCCTGATGGGATGCGGCACCTGGGCCTGGGGGAATCGCTTACTGTGGGGCTACGACGAGAGCATGGATGAGCAGTTGCAAGCCGTCTTTAACTTGTGCGTCCAGCAAGGTGTGACGTTATTCGACACAGGTGATTCCTATGGCACAGGCAAATTTAATGGACGCAGTGAGCAATTGCTCGGACAGTTCACCCAGGAGTATGTCGGCCCCAATCAAGCAGAAATCTGTATTGCGACTAAATTAGCCGCTTATCCCTGGCGCTTGACTCGTAAAGCAATGATATCGGCTGGACAAGCCTCAGCTCAACGTCTAGGGAGAAATGTGGATTTGGTGCAAATGCATTGGTCTACGGCCAATTATGCACCCTGGCAGGAATGGTCTCTCTTAGATGGTCTGGGCGATCTGTATGAGCAAGGACTTGTCAAAGCGGTAGGTCTCTCTAATTACGGCCCCAAGCGGCTGAGACAAGT
This DNA window, taken from Trichocoleus desertorum ATA4-8-CV12, encodes the following:
- a CDS encoding ferritin-like domain-containing protein, translated to MVETLQLDSALVDLAGQYHPSLNHWQIQRRIDALINCYLSVEHLRDRLEDLPVQFRTPQTRPWQPIDWQAIDRQQVVGIDLDVFLAILKGAIDTEAPIRQYTQTSRLYLEQLHPQLARFVGGTVDGHGSLTEPALWEKEERQHTLALMKVYTHLTGKKVTPTQRAVRSYQSSGNLRNDLYQHGLHRIATEYGATCLYLWLMAHTTGPLQAVLEELTQDEINHMTKFWGFGVWAFPESSLPHIGFTPA
- a CDS encoding aldo/keto reductase → MQSNQPLSLPLMGCGTWAWGNRLLWGYDESMDEQLQAVFNLCVQQGVTLFDTGDSYGTGKFNGRSEQLLGQFTQEYVGPNQAEICIATKLAAYPWRLTRKAMISAGQASAQRLGRNVDLVQMHWSTANYAPWQEWSLLDGLGDLYEQGLVKAVGLSNYGPKRLRQVHQRLAERGIPITTLQVQYSLLSTYPVTELGLKDACDELGIKLIAYSPLALGILTGKYSEQGPFPKGIRGLLFKQLLSGSKPLLDCLRAIAASRNKTMSQVALNWCIAKGTIPIPGAKNVEQAQENIGALGWQLDAGEIAELDQAAANVDKPMVQNIFQTK
- a CDS encoding tetratricopeptide repeat protein is translated as MDAEAVLAWVDTLVLTKTGQRLSDLQKTILHKVWQGHKYLEIATDYGCTEGHVKDVGSDLWKFLSQQLGEKITKTNCRTALARYFQTTSTTPQISRTQPDFSAPPTFHPGVAPTTEPTNFIGRTTAIAHLNRLATQGTKAIVIQGEGGLGKTTLAQQYLQTQEFEVVLELLMAKETQNITSAERVVEEWLQHDFGQEPSVDFGVNLGRLKRQLQTRRIGILIDNLEPALDLQGRLLAAHRNYVELLRILTDSRVRSLTLITSRDRLCESSLNLLHYRLPSLEQEAWQQFFRHQEMAIDESVLQKMHRAYGGNAKAMGILCGAIQEDFAHDMAAYWQENDGDLLVTTDLKDLVASQVNRLQALDPQAYRLFYRLGCYRYQDVPTILTAALLCLLGDVPLTQQRQTIASLRNRSLIEHHNGGYWLHPVIRAEAIARLRASEEWVTVNHQAAEFWTGSVPAIETTKDALQALEAYYHYIEVNDFEAAGRVILKSRNNQWQQFLPLGSTLYRMGLLQPLLAAITQVICNVHSDRNLSELYNIWGDLHWITGRIHQAIACQETTMTLAHQALQSLPTAPQTPAEKHQLYYFKMLEVDSLLSIGLYKIDLWELADAARLFQQVIALAQNTEHHRWAEKATVCLALVNSYLNLPTASFALAELIYHSLLTEQLVEQTGRFAYFIQILGQTYVNLGDFEKASALYQMALNFSETGGYTQIKAKTLNGLAEINRQQSAFDSALNHHAEAIALLEQIGAKCDLAEAYFQLGLTHQTMNNIVSSQTNFDRAIQLFTEMQAPQQVIKVQQAQRS